From the genome of Cellvibrio japonicus Ueda107, one region includes:
- the mnmG gene encoding tRNA uridine-5-carboxymethylaminomethyl(34) synthesis enzyme MnmG, with translation MIYPDRFDVIVIGGGHAGTEACLAAARMGCKTLLLSHNIETLGQMSCNPAIGGIGKSHLVKEIDALGGAMALATDKGGIQFRVLNARKGPAVRATRAQADRILYKAAIRHTLENQPNLWIFQQAVDDLIVEQDQVRGVVTQMGLKFMADQVVLTAGTFLGGLIHIGLENYSGGRAGDPPSIALSRRLRELPLRVDRLKTGTPPRIDARTVNFDLLEKQWGDEPRPVMSVRGNRAMQPPQICCYITHTNERTHEVIRNNLDRSPMYSGVIEGIGPRYCPSIEDKIHRFADKDSHQVFIEPEGLTTHELYPNGISTSLPFDVQLQIVRSMRGFENAHILRPGYAIEYDFFNPQDLQHSLETRVIGGLFFAGQINGTTGYEEAGAQGLLAGINAALRAQGKAAWCPTRDQAYMGVLVDDLITLGTKEPYRMFTSRAEYRLLLREDNADLRLTEKGRELGLIGDEQWQLFCEKREQIALEQQRLKSTWIQAGSAEAEQIEAKINVRLAREYSLMDLLKRPELNYADVASLKGEPLAGEAAAEQVEIEAKYAGYIDRQQDDINRLRAYENTLIPEDLDYAQVEGLSNEVKQKLSAARPQTLARAARISGITPAAISLVLVYLKKRGLLKRLKDDHPVPEQQAG, from the coding sequence ATGATTTACCCCGATCGTTTCGACGTGATTGTGATTGGCGGCGGCCATGCCGGTACCGAAGCCTGCCTGGCCGCGGCGCGCATGGGCTGCAAAACCCTGCTGCTGTCGCACAACATAGAAACCCTGGGCCAGATGAGTTGTAACCCGGCTATTGGCGGTATCGGTAAAAGTCATCTGGTGAAGGAAATTGATGCCCTGGGTGGTGCTATGGCGCTCGCTACCGATAAGGGCGGTATTCAATTTCGTGTACTTAATGCACGCAAGGGTCCGGCGGTGCGCGCTACCCGCGCCCAGGCGGATCGGATCCTGTATAAAGCCGCGATTCGCCACACCCTGGAAAACCAGCCCAACCTGTGGATTTTCCAGCAGGCGGTCGATGACCTGATTGTGGAGCAGGATCAGGTGCGCGGTGTGGTGACGCAAATGGGGCTGAAATTTATGGCCGACCAGGTGGTACTCACTGCCGGTACCTTCCTCGGTGGGCTTATCCACATAGGCCTGGAAAATTATTCCGGCGGCCGCGCGGGCGACCCGCCATCTATCGCCCTGTCCAGGCGCCTGCGCGAATTGCCACTGCGTGTGGATCGCCTGAAAACCGGTACGCCGCCGCGTATTGATGCGCGCACGGTCAACTTTGACCTATTGGAAAAACAATGGGGCGACGAGCCGCGCCCGGTAATGTCGGTGCGCGGCAACCGCGCCATGCAGCCGCCGCAAATTTGCTGCTACATCACCCATACCAACGAAAGAACCCATGAGGTGATTCGCAATAACCTGGATCGCTCGCCCATGTATTCCGGGGTGATCGAAGGTATTGGTCCGCGCTATTGCCCGTCCATTGAGGATAAAATCCATCGCTTTGCCGATAAAGACTCACACCAGGTGTTTATCGAGCCTGAGGGATTAACCACCCATGAGCTCTACCCCAACGGGATTTCCACCAGCCTGCCGTTCGATGTGCAACTGCAAATCGTGCGTTCCATGCGGGGTTTCGAAAACGCCCATATCCTGCGTCCCGGCTATGCCATTGAGTACGACTTTTTCAATCCGCAGGATTTGCAGCACAGCCTGGAAACCCGTGTGATTGGCGGCCTGTTCTTCGCCGGCCAGATTAACGGCACGACCGGTTACGAAGAAGCCGGCGCCCAGGGCTTGCTCGCCGGTATCAACGCCGCGCTGCGCGCGCAGGGCAAAGCGGCTTGGTGCCCCACGCGCGACCAGGCCTATATGGGGGTATTGGTGGATGACCTGATTACCCTGGGCACCAAAGAACCCTATCGCATGTTTACCAGCCGCGCCGAATACCGCCTGTTGCTGCGTGAGGACAACGCCGATCTGCGCCTGACCGAAAAAGGCCGCGAGCTGGGGTTAATTGGCGATGAGCAGTGGCAACTCTTCTGCGAAAAACGCGAGCAAATTGCCCTGGAGCAACAGCGCCTGAAGTCCACCTGGATACAGGCGGGTTCTGCCGAGGCAGAGCAAATCGAAGCCAAAATCAACGTCCGCCTGGCGCGCGAGTACAGCTTAATGGACCTGCTCAAGCGCCCCGAACTCAACTATGCCGATGTGGCTAGCTTGAAAGGCGAACCTTTGGCGGGTGAAGCTGCAGCGGAACAGGTAGAGATCGAAGCCAAGTACGCCGGTTATATCGACCGCCAACAGGACGATATCAACCGTCTGCGCGCCTATGAAAACACCCTGATTCCGGAAGACCTGGATTATGCCCAGGTGGAAGGCTTGTCCAACGAAGTAAAACAAAAACTCAGCGCCGCCCGCCCGCAAACCCTGGCGCGCGCGGCACGTATTTCCGGTATCACCCCGGCGGCTATTTCACTGGTGCTGGTGTACCTGAAAAAACGCGGGCTGCTCAAGCGCCTGAAAGACGATCACCCTGTGCCTGAGCAACAAGCCGGTTAA